TGCAGCAGGCACCAGAAGCACAGGCTCTTCACGTGGTGAAACTGCATTCACTTCCTACTTTTACTTCCCTTTCTGGTGCAGTTCCCTTCCCCTCTTGGATGCAGAAGCCAGTTCTTGGGTtacaaacatttccttttgttcccCCTAAGGAGTACCATGGGGACTTTTCTCCGCACCGTAATCAGCATCTGCTAGCATGGGAACCCTAAATCAGCAGAAGCAGCTTGCTGCTCTCAGCATCTTCCTCACCTTTTTGTCCTCTGAAGGTACAGACTAGGTCTCCTGCACAGCAAGTCAGTCATAAAGAAAAAGCTACTGCCTGTGAGAACAGGCACAAGAAAGAGGTAATAGAAAGTGCATTTAAGAGGACCAGACCTGTTGTTTTTAAAGGCACCAAATTTTGCACATACACAGAAAAGGTTTTTATGATGATTTAGACATTTTGACTGTGAATGACTTTCTGTACTTGTTCCAATacatttcattattaaaatcaATTTCGCACTGAACTCTGCTCTTCTCTAGGAGTTCACAGGGTTAGCACCAGTGTGCTCAGTGTTGGAAAGCAGACAGAATTTACTGCAGCATACCCCCCTAAAGGAATTCCCTGTTTTACAATCCCACACATCGCACAGGGAGATTTGACATAAACTGGTTTTGACTGCAGCAGCTATTCAGTGATACAGCTGATGATGCATCCTGTCCAACTTGGAGGGGTCTGCTGCAGACCCATGTAGTACTGTGCAGTGCTATGTCTCTTAGCTGTCCTATAGAAAGGTTTCGAACTTCTCCCCTACAAAAGAAGTTCAGGAGTATCCTCAAAGCAGCCACTCTATCAAAGAATTTTAGTTTAGTACAAAATTTTATTGATATTAATATTGCAAAACTATAAACACGAATGTGGAGAATCTGCACAGGCCTGGAGCCCATTCCATCCCATCTAcctctgggacagcagcagccttgtaaacaaagtagaaaaagcaaaacttaaCCCTTTAACAACAGTCTTGAGATTTGGCTCTGAGCAGGGGTATTTAGAAGAAATCCctcatttctgttttataaTACTCTTACCAAACATTCTGAAGCACATAGGCATAGGTGAAGAAAAATGCCTAATCATTGGCAAGAAACAGCCTAGAACTCTGAAAATAGAAACTACAGAATCAGTAGGTGCCCAGCTCCATACTGTCCTTGCAATCAATGATAGAGACCTCTGGCATCCTGTTCTTTGTGGTTCAGTTAAACAGCTGCAAGCAGAGAACAGGCTAAGCCTGATGTCTTGACCAACGTATTTTCCAAGCTTGCATATGGGAGAGCTTGGTGTTTCCTACGATATCCAAGCTATCCATGAATTCACCCCTGTGAACATTCTATCTTTTCAGGATGTCAATCCTGTTAGCAAATGGTTTCTCAGCTTGGTTGGACTAGAATAGGCTGGGGACCCTGTCATGAGCTGCTCCACTGCAGACTGCAGGAAATGGGAACCTCTCACAAGTGATGACAAACAGATATGGTAGGCTGAAAGTAACTTCAGCAAGATCTGGGAAcatcttttaaattttcctaGTGCCTCAGAAAATGAGTAGTAACTCCACTTGGAGAACCAAGTACTGACACAACTTTCTAGAAAGGTAGGCCAAGAGGATCAGGGAAGCAACATCAGATCCAGGGAGGAAGGACAAAGTCTAATTTCCTGCACAGCTTATACTGCCCATTGCAAACAAATGAGTTTGAACACTGGGATTCAGAAAGGATCGAAATACTAAAGCAGTTCTCTAGATCTGTCTCTTTTTACTTCCTTCCCCGCGATTTAGAAtcactgctttttgttttcatctcctgAAGCTCCTCAGACATTAACTTAGCTTTTGAGTTTGCTTGTGCCAGGGTttgcctgcctctgccctccACGTCTGGATGAACTCCAGCTTCCAATCCCCTGCTCTCTCATGGTTCAATCTCCTCATTTGTCATGGCTTTCAAGAGATGTTCATGCTTCTTGGCTGCCATCTCCTCCTGGTTCCAGATCAGAATATTAAAgcctgagaagaaaaattaaatactgtatATCAGAAACTCTACATCAATCACAATACCTTAGGCTATGTCACTTAAATGCCAgaaattcagactttttttaaggtatttcCAAAGTAGAGAGGATGCAAAAATAGTTATTGCAGATGCTGTGCCCACATACTAAGAAACTAAGAAATATACTTAATTCCTAGTGTCATCTGTCACAGGTCTGAGACCTAAATCCATAACCAGCTAGCTTAATCCCACACAGACTGTAAAAAGCTGACTAAACTTGGCTCTGCAGCCTAGGAAATGAGataaattaaacaaaaggaaatggtaCAGCCTAGCAGGAAAAGGCTTTCCCCTCTCCATTGTTTTCTTCTACTGCTTCATGGATGGCATGGAGTAACAAGCCAGCCCTTTTCTGGGACTAGAACCCACATATTTAGTGCCCTAGGTTTTCTTTACTTACCCATGCCAGAAGCCAGTGTGTCTCCCATAGGGTTAAATTTATtgagctgaaaatgaaaacacagagtCTGTAAGAGCATCACTGCTTATGTAACAGTCATAAGAGCCCCACAGCTTATATAACAGCAACAAACCATCTGGAAAAACAAGTGTTCCCTAAGAGCATCACAAAAATCCCACAAAGGACCATGGACTAGCCCTGCTTGAGTCAGCAGTTTTAGCTGGCAGCCATATCCCATGACAGCATGAGTCTGTCACAAGAAAACTGGAAATGGTTCTAGTCCCTAAGCCATGCCTCTTTCCCCACAGACAAAGCAGTGTTACTGACAGCCCTTTCAGCTGCAGCGCTCAGCTCACCGAGATGATCCCAGAAGCATTTGGATCATAGAGCTGACAAACCATCTCGCCGGTGTTTCCATCGAACACATCCACGGTGCGCAGCTCGTTCAGCGTGTACCCGGGGAACTTGGGGTCTGGGTAGCGGCCTACGACAATGAGGTCATAGCGAGGATGCCACGTTGCCTGATCAGGAAACAGAGTCATGGAGAGCTTACAGAAAGggacagagctcagcactgaCACAACCCAGACAACTGACACTAAGAGCAACTCTTATTATATCCCACCCACAGCTTGAGGAACACTGCTCCACTGGGAGTTGCAGCAGTGTAAATATCCACCCACCAGTGTAGTATCTTGACCAGAAATCAGACCATTTTTGATTTGCAGATGGCTGCTAGAACCAAGCATGATGCTACTCTTAGACTTAACTCACCTTAATAGGTGTGAGGTGCTGAAACTGCCTATGTGGATGTGGAATCAGATGCTGTGGCTTGGTCCAGTCTGAAGATGAGTAAACCCTGATTTCATTGTGCTGGTCTGTGCTCAGAAGCTTGGCACCATGTGTTGGGCTGAAATAAGCTAGGAAAGTGGGACAATAAGACAAACTAAAGATCACAATGCTGTGACTGACAAGAAATGTTAAGTGTCACATTTCACTGACTGAAAATCCATCACTATTTCTTTAATTGAGATGTGAATATGGCTGTGTGTCCCAATAGGTAAGACTTTGACAAGACAGACTACCTGTCTCAAACAAACTCAAAACTCTTacaaaaagaaagctgaaaccTACTGTGCTGGGTTAcccaagaagaaaatttttttctcttctcagaaTCACAGGAGGAAGCATTGCAAAGAAAGGAACTTGCTCATGCAAATGGAAAGACAGTGGAAAAATGAGATGGATACCTGGACTTCCATCAACTAGTAAAGTTGCAGCCAAGAAACAGAGGTTTGAGTTCCATTCTCTGCTCTTGTTAAAGGGATTGCCCCAATAAATTCAGATTTCTAagctcagccactgctgctttcaAACTCACTTCTAAGGTACAGTGTCACAGTTTGTATGGCAAGTCTTAacaaggtgctgcagctgccctagccacctccctgcctctggccaCACATTCCCAACAGCTTCCTTGCTTTAATTACCATGCAACTTGGAATCTGAGTAAAACCTAACACTGCCACCACAATAAAAGCTGAGCCGAGTGGACTCTCTGCAGAAATCCAATGCAATGGAACATGCAATGAAGTCCTAACTCACCTGCATTGACAGGTTTCTCATGTGGAAGCACATGaagaaagtttgttttgtttttgatgtTTCTGAGGTCCCAGATTTTGACTGTCTGATCCACAGATGCTGTGGCAAACATCCACTCACATCGGGAGTTAAACTCTACATGAGTCACTTTCTTCTTGTGCAATTTCAGCTTCCAGAcctgcagcaaacagaaaatcatgtaggaaaaaataatcaagatcTGGagtaaagaaatgaaattataatcTACTAGTGCCAAGTAAAGAGGTCTGACATTTATAGAGTAACAAATCTTCTACAATACACCAAGACTGTATTCAATGGAaacaagaaagggaaagaatgaCCTTGGGAAATAACTATTTCATTCTAGAAAATCTCTGATCTGACAATTTATTACAGCTATGAGAAAAGAAACCACAAGCCCAGGCCTTCAAGGAGGGAAGTATTAGTGCCACTGTACAAAGCAAGATCACATCTGGAAGACGTTAAGCAGTGCCAGCCAGCCTTTCACTTGCAGAAAGATTTAAACAAACTGGAACATATAGAGAAAATCTACTGCCAAGATAACAAGACAGAAGGAACTGCTTTgtgtggaaaagcaaaaaaccttcatttaagtaaaaaaagtgaaagataTAATTGGCTTCAGGAAACACGCCACCAAAGAAACATGAAGGTAGgacaaatatttcaattaacaacagcaacaacaactAAACACAAAGTGGCCATGAATAAATTTATATACAAAGCCAGAAGGTTATCTCTAATCTAAAGGCTGAAGCTGGCCTATCCTCACTAGAATAATGGATACCTCCCTACTGCAGAAGACTGTCACATcctttaaggggaaaaaaaaaataagtcagcAACTAACACTGATTAAGGACAAGTCACTTGGAGCACTCCTGACTGTGCCCACTACTTtgcacagctgcctctggccGCAGATCATTGGGTGGCAAACTTTTACAGCTATTATCTTTACATGCAGGATAGAGGGCAGTGTCAGTGTGACAGTACAGCAGGCACTCGAAGCAGGGCCCACTCCAACTATTCTCTCCTCTTTCACTACACTCCAGACTCACAGTCTGCgcctctgcctgccctctcGTGTCCAGCGGCAGGAGTGCAACTTCCATCCCAATATTCACTGCGTTACTGCTCCGTGCCTACCCTCAGGTCATGGAAGGGTGCACAGCAAAGCAGTACCTCCAAAATGACTCCCATCAGGGCACTAAGTTTCTGGAAGTGTGAAGGTTGTTGGCAGAGGGTGCTCACATCTTCAGGTTACCCTATAATTAGTCTGGCTAGTAGCAAATACTCTTAAGGAAGGGGCAGCACATGACAGGTTTAGAAATTATTACCATTATACTCAACAACGTAAAATGTCTACTGGGTGGCAGAAATGGAGGATTTTTCACCACCCAGACAATGAGTGAACTCATCTCCTGAGCTGCAAGTCACTTGCTCCTCTTTGCAGGGTCCCTGTAGAGTAGGAAAGCACAAGAGCCATGAAGATTCCTGTAGAGGAGATGCTGCATGGAGCCATACAAACCTCTTCACCAGAAGTGCTGAGCAGGACCACATTGCCCACATTGTCACCTGTAACCACTGCACGGCAGCTTGCAGAAACGTCCACACTGCAGTACCAGCAACTAGAGGGAAAGACACAAATCAGTGCTCTTCCTACAAGAAAGTGAAGGCAGTGGATTTCTGGTTCACATCTGCTCCCTGACAAGGGAGACTGCAACAGATTGTAACTGCAATCTCCTACCTGGTGGTATAGGCCTGAGTATCAGGAAGAAGGACAGCTTATCAGCAATGCTTTGTCTATGAGTGAATGTGAAACAACTTCAAAGTCATTTTAAAGTGCTTATTAGGGGTGGAGTGTAACATATTGCAACAGTGGAACATAATTGAGGCTGAAGAACCACTTGGTGCCTGCACCTGAAAATACCTTGGGAAAGATCAGAACATCCTTGGGACTTTGACAAATGTGgagaaacagctttaaaattacattttccacaaaacactgaagcagcagcaaagacagAAGCTTTGGACTGAAAAGTTGCACATCAAACTGTCTCAACTTCATgctccaggaaacaaaactgaatagAAACTTATCTGATCAAGACATATGTCTTAatgccagctctcccaggagAAGGGCAGTGACAATTAAGCTGGGGTCCTTTGGGAACTTGTTGCAAAAGCTTCACTTGCAAGATCCATTATTCTAAGAATTCAGGGCCATGGAAATTAACACAGTGAGCCTGAAGTCTGCAAAAGAGCCATGGGGTAAACTCAATAAACTGAAACTCAGATTGTGCAGGAATGTTGCGTGGCTTTCCTTATGCTACCTGAGCTACCACTGACAAAACAGACTACTGACAACAATGAAGAGAAGGAAGTTACCCTGCTCTTCTCACTTCATCAAGTGAAAAGCTGTCAGTATCTGCAAGATAGGAGATGGCATCACCAGAAAGCAACGTGGGAAGATGAAGGTGGCAGGCTCAGCTAATGTAAAAGCCTACATGCCCTGTGGCTGCCTAGCAACCAGGACCATGTCTCCAAGCTCCCCCATGGGACCAATTCATACCAAGAGTCTCCTAACACTGGCAGAGATGAAGAAGCAACACAGCATTAACCCAAGGAACAGAGAATTAACCTTACAGTGCCCTCTTCTCACCAAACATTATGATGCTCATGGCCACAGTCCAGGGCACGAGAGATCACCTGCACCGCTCTGCCCTCAAGATCCTGCAGACTTAGGGTGCCATCACCTGATGCCACATAAAGCTTCTCTGCCTCATAAGGACTGAACTTGATGTCTCCGAGAGAATCTCCTGGCCCTTTCTGAAATACACACAAAGCCAAGAGACATCAAGGTTAGAGTGAAAGGGAAAATCTTAATTCAACAGTCACCTCCTGGTACACATTGTAAGTTTCTCTAGGTACAAGCACTGCTTTCTGGCAGAGCACATACACAAGAACTCTTTTTTCCTAACCTGTTTCAAATCTGAGCACACACATTCTGAGCCTTAAAAGTTTGGGCTGCAAACCTCATTACCAGCAAGGACTGCTGCTTCTGTTATGGAAGTAGGACTAATCTGCAGTGAACTACCTGGCTCAGACCATGTTTAGGAGATCACATACAACACCAGCACCATTCCATGCATAAACCATGTAAAATCTCATAGCCCAGCACCAAGCTTTTCTTATAGAGACTACATTGACTAGCTCCCTACAGGCTGCTTCCAGTGCTGTATCTGGTCTTTCTCAAGGTACCAACAAGCAGGAAAAGCCAAGTGCAAATCTTACTTATGCTAACCCCATGGCAGGAATGTTATGTTCTATGTTATGTTGTATTGCTATTGTTATGTTGTTTTCCCCTAGCTGGTCTACTGAGGAAAAGTGGAAACCCTACACAAAGACAGAAGAACTACCTATGAGTCCCCAAACTCTTTGGTACTCAAGTGCACTCCatctgctgctcacagagcaaCTATTTAGGTCTCAGGATGCAGTTTAGCTCTCCTTGCTCAGCCCACCAGTCATCCCAGCATGACTTGGGTTTACCTTCTGCCCTATTACAAGCTTGCAGGTGAACAGCGGAATTAAAAAGTAACCATGAAAGCTGCACTCAGAAAGAATTAGGTGGGGGAAAGTAAAGTGAAAGCTAACTCAAATTCTCTCACTTACCTTCAAGCACAGAACTCAAGTAACTAACTGAAGATCCCAGGCTTCCTCATGAGTCCACAGAAAAAACAACAGTCTTGAGAAGATAATTCTGAGAGCTGCTTCTAATAATTCATCTCCTCTTTTCACTCACTACTGAAGGAACCCAGACTCTTAATTTTGGTACTTTAGACAAGCACTACAAGCTTGATGGGATGAACTGGCATGACCCTAATGGCAGGCACTGCTTGACGTCAGTGGTATTCGTGGAGAAACATGGAGAGAACTATGAATTGTCCTGTAAAAACCACCTGACAACAAGCAGCACTGCTAGCAGATGAAGAGGTTAGACAGtccccagggcacagagctTTCTGATGTGTTAAAAACAGACAAGTAAGGAAACCCACTGGATGCCCACTCACTCATGTACAACAGGAAGTAAGCAGCATCAAGGAGTCCCTCCCCCTTAGCGAAAAGCTCTTTCCTACCAACTACCccatttccaggaaaaataaaaagaatgagCCTCCCTGAAATTCAGAGGATAAAGGACACGTATACGTGGAAGAGGAAGCCCAGCTCTCACATATTAGAGGCAAACATATCTCTCTGTTTCCCTTGCTCTCTGTAGTGCTTTctgccagcaggacacagaggcCCAAAGCATTACTGTATTCTTACTCCCAGTCCTCGGTGCTGGTGAAGACCCGGACAGTATGGCCATTAAAATCCTGCAGGGTGGTAGTGCCGGCAACTGACGCAGTGTACAGCTGACTAGGGTTAAAAGGGTTAAACTTCATTGCTGTGATGGCCCCTCCAGCTCCCATCTACAAGGAAGGGgatgaacaaaagaaaaatccactgagtgatggggaaggagaaaagtgTGTTCTGTAAATCTGCTGGCCCTGCTATGTCTTTAACAGTAACAGTGAAACACACCACAGTCCTCTAAGCAAGAAAGACAATCATGTCTCTGACATGATGGTTGTCTAAACCAGGAGCTGCCCTCCTGGAGGACAAATCTGCAATTCCTTCAGTCCCCAGGTAAGGTACTCCCTTGCTGTCTGGCACCACACTATTTACCAAAAGAGAAAGGTGACGCTAGAATTTCTGGAGGATAGGCCTCTAAATGTGTATCTATCCTAACTTAGAAGGGTGATAAAAGGTACGAAGTCTTTGATCCCCTGTTGGAATGGAAATGGCTGAATACAGCAATGAGGGGGTATGCCAGATGTACACACCATTCATTCTATTTTAAGTTTCTCTCTTGAGATAAAGGCACCTTGTTTCTCCCCAAAGATGTTTCTTCATCTGCCACAATAAAAAGTGAGCAGAAAAAGATTGAGACCTAAACCAGACAGACCCTCTCTGCCTACTTGTTTCTGGCATCCCTTGGTTTTGCCAGTTGCCGTATTAGTTTTCCACTGAGCACAGACCAAGTGCTGCTTCATTATGAACTTAATCACCATGCCTCAGTTCTCCCCAGTGCTAAAACAGTCTGGGACTTGGGAACAGACATGCTGTTGCATCTCAGGCCTACCCATAACTAGCTACTCTGAAACCCAAGACCCTTATGTGCTTCTCACGCCAAACCTCAGTTTTTATCTGCAGTATTTCATAGTACTCCAGTTTTCCCCCCCACCCATTCCTCACATCCAGAGGCTTACCCCCTTTATGAAGCAGGTTTTAGCAAGTACTTCACAGTCCCAAAGGATGATGTCTCCACCTTTGGAACCGACAGCTAGCGTACTGGGGTGTGTTGGGTGCCATTCCAGACATGTCACTCTCCTGTCAAAGGGACTTGCTCTTCGAAAGAGGCAGTATGAGGAAAGAGAACGCAGAAAAGCCAGCTCCAATCTCTGTTACAAAAGATAAAGAGAATTATGACTTTTGCAAGCATCCCTGAGATTCTCTGAATGAGGAATGCTAACAATTTCTAATTGTCATTAATGTTAATATGTTCATGCAAAATCTTAACAACAAAGCTCGCCCAGGTGCTTCCCACCTATGGATGTTACAGgaagaattaattttcaagaAAGGCATTCAGCTCTACAAAACAGTAAAACATTATGGACTTGAAGACTATGtctgtgaagaggaaaaaaaccaacacttAACCTGACAAGATTGGCAAAGTCGAGTGGATACAAGAACAATATCACAAAACAGTCAGATCAGCATGCAAAAGTATCACTGTGCAATAACTCATCTGGGAGAGTTTAAATATGATTCAAGGAAGTACAGAATTAACAGAGGATAAaaactggcagagctgggtcaACCAAAAGGGAAAGCCATCTCAGCTCTTCCATTTTACAGGATTAAAAAACATAAGGGTGCACAAGACTTGGTACACAAACTGTGTACATGGGCAACTTCTTAGGCTCCTTAAAGTTCCTCTGCTTGTGCTGAAGATCTTTTGATGTAGGGAGCTGAGATGTCCAACAAGTCCTGAAGGAGACACTCCTCACctgcctgagctgtgcctgAATGGAGCCTCCCAGCATCTTCTGGTAGACATAATGAACAATGCTGCATCGCCGCTCCAGCTGAGAGGAAAGGACTCTCTTGTTTCTCATCACAAATCCACCTCCACTGCAACCTGCCAGTGAGGAAAGAGTAGAACTTACTGATTGACAACACCTGTCATGCTCATTCACTATAAACAATATAGGAAGacatctgcattttctgctaCATCCATGAAAAGCTTCAGCCACAAGATAAAAGCTTCTAAATAATTCTTATACATCTAAggtgcagcagcttctgcaatTATGGAGTCTAGTGCATCCCATAGGCCACCAGAGATTTGTGTATGCTTCCTCTTGTTAaaccttccttctctttcccacaGATTTATCAAAGATAACAGGAAAGGACTAAAGCAATGCCACAGGTGGGTGGTGCACCTCTTGGACAACATACAATTTCAATGTTTCATACCCAAAATGCAATGTTGCTATCCAAAGCCCCAGCAACTTGGAAGTATGCCATGGGAGGTGGTAAGCCCCTGcatacagcaaaagaaaagtcACATGTGTGATCAGCAGGAACACCTGAAAATTTCCCAAGTATGGCAACATGAGCTCCCACACAGTTCCTGAAAAGGCTGCTGTGAATCAGAACTTTCTGTCTGCTCATGCTGTAGCCCATACAGTCTGCTTACAGCGCTGagagttttatttttgataATAGACTTGCTGACGCCTCACCGCCTGAAAACCTTTCTGTTCGGAGTGATTTTTGCTGAGAGCACAGCTTGTTTCTAGATTTTGTTCATGTTCCAAATTTTTGTCTTCAGGgacctttaaataaaaactagATCTGTTCAGTCCCATGTCTGTGATCTAATCATCCCCACAACAATGGTCTGTAACATCCCTGGCAATCTAAATGTCGAATGCATTTCTTAAGAAACATAAATGCTATTTTCATTTAAGGacacttattaaaaataaacaaacacagaagaCTGAAAACACATGGATCATCCTATATGATTAAAACACATGGATCATCCTATATGATTAGAACCTAAATTAATCTTTCTTTAATGCAATGATGGAGAAAAGCACACTTCTTTGTTCACATAGTGAGAACACTTGTCACACTTGTTGCAACAGGTATATAAGTATTTCTATtctaattcatttttttcactgaagaatTGGTATCCACAGTTCCTTCTTCAGAGGTGGCAGAAactgaggtatttttttcagattccaTTTTACAATGAAGGATAATTTATTAAGAAGTAAAGCTTCAGGCCTTTTTAGAATCAGCTGAAAGACACCCTCTAAAAAGgtgatttaattttaagaaacgGAAACTGTCCTATATGGATCAGGAgacaaaaaattccaaacacaTTCAAACAGGAACACAGAATGGGAAAGCTCAAATACAAAGGTCTTCATCTTTTTAAGAATGAGTTAAGGGAAGAATGagttaagggaaaaaaatattattaacctcatttttctgaagtatCTTACAGGAATGGCAGATGCTTACCAAATACAAAAATCAGGTCATAAAGCTACAATAAAATCATGCAGCTAAATTAACTACAGAAGATATTTTAACTATCTACAATTACAGACAGAACTCCTTTGAAACAGAGCATTTTGCCTCCACAGTCACTGTTCACCCTGCTAAATCCTCCAAGTTTGGACTTACAGACAACACAATGGATATGTGCAAAATTATAGAACCCCTATGAATCAGTATCTCTGACTTTTGAAAAACACTTCAGTAATTTCTGGATCCTTAAGCCAAAATTGTACGGAAAACACATAGTATCTCCACATGGCAGTAACCCTAGTGATCTCCTAAACCACTGAGGGAATTAAAGGTTTTATctgagaaaaggaggctgaggggagaccaCATTGCTGtctacaaccacctgaaaaGAGGCTGTAGCAAGAGGGGAGTTGCTCTGTTCTGCAAGTAACAAGTGATAGGAAGGCGAAGAGGGTCTCTAGTTacaccaggagaggtttagattggctATCATGAcaaatttattcactgaaagaGTTGTCAACCACTGGaactggctgcccagggaagtggatGAGTCCCCATTcctaaagatatttttaaaaatgtgtagatgtggcatttaaggacatggtttagtggtcGATCTAGCAGTGCTGTGTTAACAGTTGGATTCTatgaccttaaaggtctttttgaacctaaatgattttatgaAGTTGCTGTCGGTAAAGTCTAGACAACTTCCTCAATAAATGCAAAGCATTAAACTTTCCGGTATATTAGAAATTAATCACAACTCCACATTACATCAAAAATCTTTAAGATTTGGTCTTTTTTGTAAGTTAGccactaaaggaaaaaaaatgcacatgagAAGAAGTAATTAGAGGAAATTATGTCCTTTATAATCTGAATAGAGGTAGAAAGTATTCCTACTTACTGTAGCAAAACTTAGAACAGGGAAAGAATGGGGTTCAAATACCAGTTCAGACTGGATGCTGTAGGACACCAACCTCAAAACTAACAACTGCATTCAGAATTGCGTGAGAGTAAGAATGTATTACCAAGACTGGTCTGTCTGACACTAAAGCAGAGATCTTGCAATACAGGAATTCCATAACACTTGACCACCCTCAAATGAACTGTAACAGCATCTTCAGTGCTTCAGGCTTTTATCCA
This region of Motacilla alba alba isolate MOTALB_02 chromosome 5, Motacilla_alba_V1.0_pri, whole genome shotgun sequence genomic DNA includes:
- the DDB2 gene encoding DNA damage-binding protein 2 isoform X2; translated protein: MAPVNQPKDKKRERACQQHWPEEAKSAGKRKRDYGERGNEKQEKKLFVRKTSKPSGKIGCSGGGFVMRNKRVLSSQLERRCSIVHYVYQKMLGGSIQAQLRQRLELAFLRSLSSYCLFRRASPFDRRVTCLEWHPTHPSTLAVGSKGGDIILWDCEVLAKTCFIKGMGAGGAITAMKFNPFNPSQLYTASVAGTTTLQDFNGHTVRVFTSTEDWDCWYCSVDVSASCRAVVTGDNVGNVVLLSTSGEEVWKLKLHKKKVTHVEFNSRCEWMFATASVDQTVKIWDLRNIKNKTNFLHVLPHEKPVNAAYFSPTHGAKLLSTDQHNEIRVYSSSDWTKPQHLIPHPHRQFQHLTPIKATWHPRYDLIVVGRYPDPKFPGYTLNELRTVDVFDGNTGEMVCQLYDPNASGIISLNKFNPMGDTLASGMGFNILIWNQEEMAAKKHEHLLKAMTNEEIEP
- the DDB2 gene encoding DNA damage-binding protein 2 isoform X1; this translates as MAPVNQPKDKKRERACQQHWPEEAKSAGKRKRDYGERGNEKQEKKLFVRKTSKPSGKIGCSGGGFVMRNKRVLSSQLERRCSIVHYVYQKMLGGSIQAQLRQRLELAFLRSLSSYCLFRRASPFDRRVTCLEWHPTHPSTLAVGSKGGDIILWDCEVLAKTCFIKGKGPGDSLGDIKFSPYEAEKLYVASGDGTLSLQDLEGRAVQVISRALDCGHEHHNVCCWYCSVDVSASCRAVVTGDNVGNVVLLSTSGEEVWKLKLHKKKVTHVEFNSRCEWMFATASVDQTVKIWDLRNIKNKTNFLHVLPHEKPVNAAYFSPTHGAKLLSTDQHNEIRVYSSSDWTKPQHLIPHPHRQFQHLTPIKATWHPRYDLIVVGRYPDPKFPGYTLNELRTVDVFDGNTGEMVCQLYDPNASGIISLNKFNPMGDTLASGMGFNILIWNQEEMAAKKHEHLLKAMTNEEIEP